One Spinacia oleracea cultivar Varoflay chromosome 4, BTI_SOV_V1, whole genome shotgun sequence DNA segment encodes these proteins:
- the LOC110777547 gene encoding F-box protein At1g49990 — translation VKNIPEMKILTRLPAKSICRFKSVSKRWNSIICNPKFIVSYIYGSPPSWSIFDRFVRVHQDAGESKPEFKVQWKQPPNVSNLSVNPHRIGDNTKEFNLESGIPPALVFNSSNGLLLISIKIKTKPYWEMNSPTNVVRINTDDSLYVVNPVTNDWVSIPIAPVPINRQGILGFMTQVGPTGILERFMIVDYQPLIVSCFGTLVCFRSETWKWEQIPANYLLGEHIWKGKQAHEFDGHLLLVDPTVGIIAWDEPFGGERNVNCQYIALPTLSEDWVNRRCIDVSGGHVQFLEVAYEGNHKLKLWRLNYEVGEWSLVHELCFNDVWSDPR, via the exons gtaaagaatattccggaaatgaag ATCCTAACACGATTACCCGCAAAATCAATATGCCGTTTCAAATCCGTTTCGAAACGATGGAATTCAATCATCTGCAACCCCAAATTTATCGTTTCCTACATCTATGGGTCTCCTCCGTCATGGTCAATCTTCGACAGATTCGTTCGAGTTCACCAGGACGCAGGCGAGTCAAAACCCGAGTTCAAGGTCCAGTGGAAGCAACCCCCCAATGTGAGTAATCTCTCTGTTAATCCTCATAGAATAGGCGATAATACGAAAGAGTTTAATCTGGAAAGTGGTATTCCTCCTGCATtagtatttaattcaagtaaTGGGTTACTTTTGATTTCGATTAAGATTAAGACGAAACCTTACTGGGAAATGAACAGTCCAACTAATGTGGTTAGGATTAATACGGATGATAGTTTGTATGTGGTTAATCCGGTAACAAATGACTGGGTTTCAATTCCGATTGCCCCGGTTCCGATAAATAGGCAGGGTATTCTTGGGTTTATGACACAGGTTGGACCTACTGGGATTTTGGAGAGGTTTATGATTGTGGATTATCAACCTCTTATTGTGAGTTGTTTTGGTACTTTGGTGTGTTTTCGGTCCGAAACATGGAAATGGGAACAGATTCCAGCGAATTATTTGCTTGGTGAGCATATATGGAAGGGTAAGCAAGCTCATGAGTTTGATGGACATTTGTTACTGGTTGATCCTACTGTAGGGATTATTGCTTGGGATGAACCATTtggtggagagagaaatgtGAACTGTCAATACATTGCTTTACCAACACTGTCTGAAGATTGGGTGAATCGGCGGTGTATTGATGTTAGTGGAGGGCATGTTCAATTTCTGGAGGTAGCTTATGAAGGAAATCACAAGTTGAAATTGTGGAGGTTAAACTATGAAGTTGGAGAATGGAGTTTAGTGCACGAGCTGTGCTTCAATGATGTTTGGTCCGATCCTAGATAA
- the LOC110777546 gene encoding F-box/LRR-repeat protein At4g14103-like yields the protein MVEILRKSRSGKKSFESKDVISSLPDDILGRILSFLPTKNAVATTAVSSRWKNLYKLCTSLDFDDSVSVPVSSRDDLGNARRDMVSFKRFVKEMLTQFNKSDITKFRLKCGNDIEYSLLYEWIRAAFLHKVVQLELSIDMPMSCVLQVSQLTCQNLVVLNLDCKFILRVPRSVTFPSLKVLFFKEVKFHGNRSIRFIADSEVFSLDYTDLNGILDGCPLLEELVIDGCDWNGGDLYFSNPLLKRLTLNDGLTGPIDQLNGSMVHIDLPSLVYFYYSQCLAEWYDFRNMKSLLEAHLVICFNDDDYEDEQDLCNVILDLINGVCCCRSLHLSSQCLEALTSGDFEMYMPIFRNMTRLYLTLSQGVSWCEVLLAFLYKSPCLESLTLVQGGGGCCSSQLDGNFLLRAKTVPSCVQSQLKYVYMEYFRGYKEEISMVKYFLENAHVLEKMVIQWDQLLRKGDFVETIENISELPKSCLIVFE from the exons ATGGTTGAAATTCTAAGAAAGAGTAGAAGTGGTAAGAAATCATTCGAAAGCAAAGACGTGATCAGCAGCTTACCTGATGACATATTAGGTCGAATTCTATCTTTCCTTCCTACTAAAAATGCTGTGGCTACTACTGCTGTTTCATCTAGGTGGAAGAACCTTTATAAACTTTGTACTAGTCTCGATTTTGATGATTCGGTTTCTGTTCCTGTTAGTAGTCGAGATGATTTAGGAAATGCAAGAAGGGATATGGTTAGTTTTAAGAGATTTGTGAAAGAGATGTTGACACAATTCAACAAGTCAGATATTACTAAGTTTCGGCTTAAATGTGGGAATGATATAGAGTATAGTTTGTTGTATGAATGGATCAGGGCTGCCTTTTTACATAAAGTTGTTCAACTTGAATTATCAATTGATATGCCAATGTCTTGTGTGCTACAAGTATCTCAATTAACATGTCAGAATTTGGTAGTCTTGAACTTGGATTGTAAATTCATACTGCGTGTCCCTAGATCGGTAACATTCCCTAGTCTAAAAGTCCTCTTCTTTAAAGAAGTTAAGTTCCATGGAAATAGATCGATTCGTTTTATTGCAGATTCTGAAGTATTTAGTTTGGATTATACTGATCTTAATGGGATTTTGGATGGGTGTCCACTACTTGAAGAGTTGGTGATAGACGGTTGTGATTGGAACGGTGGTGATCTTTACTTCTCTAATCCCTTGCTTAAACGCTTGACACTAAATGATGGATTGACTGGACCTATTGATCAGCTTAATGGTTCTATGGTTCACATTGACTTGCCAAGTTTAGTCTACTTTTATTACTCTCAATGCTTAGCTGAGTGGTATGATTTCAGGAATATGAAATCTCTTTTAGAGGCTCACCTAGTCATTTGTTTTAATGATGATGACTACGAAGATGAACAAGATCTTTGCAATGTTATTCTTGATCTTATAAATGGGGTGTGTTGTTGTCGATCCTTGCACTTGTCCAGCCAATGCTTGGAG GCTCTCACAAGTGGTGATTTTGAAATGTATATGCCTATCTTTCGCAATATGACTCGATTATACCTCACTCTTAGCCAAGGAGTAAGTTGGTGTGAAGTATTGTTGGCCTTTCTATATAAATCTCCTTGTCTGGAATCTCTTACGTTGGTGCAG GGAGGTGGGGGATGTTGCTCCAGTCAACTTGATGGAAATTTCTTACTAAGAGCTAAAACAGTGCCTTCTTGTGTTCAATCCCAATTGAAATATGTTTACATGGAATATTTCAGAGGATATAAAGAAGAGATAAGTATGGTGAAATATTTCCTTGAGAATGCTCATGTTTTGGAGAAGATGGTGATACAATGGGATCAATTACTAAGGAAAGGGGACTTTGTTGAAACAATAGAGAACATATCGGAGTTGCCAAAGTCCTGCTTAATTGTATTTGAGTGA
- the LOC130471978 gene encoding uncharacterized protein produces MRFYLEQIDVAYVISDVVKPVNDDELHDFEVKFAKDDRTCKGMLLHHMSNVLLDIYMGYNHARDIYDGLEKKYGTDDAGTKRYCVSKWLGFQVEDDKPIIDQIHAYENICIAMAAEGLSICDITLAIVLIEKLPPSWKDIRNQLMHKKKDLTLEELVGHLKIEEENRIKDKGQSVFSKSAKANLAGHKSRDCRVKKKPDQNQAHLVEAVADPNNFIAVVSEANLAGDVAEWIVDTRSTRHICTNKQMFTSYEKTDGENVFMGNSASATVQGKGKIVLTLTFGKTLT; encoded by the exons atgagATTTTATTTGGAGCAAATTGATGTTGCGTATGTTATTTCTGATGTTGTGAAACCTGTTAATGATGatgaattgcatgattttgaGGTTAAGTTTGCTAAGGATGATAGAACCTGTAAGGGAATGTTgttgcatcatatgtcgaatgttTTGCTTGACATTTACATGGGCtataatcatgctagggatatttatGATGGTTTAGAGAAaaagtatggaactgatgatgccgGTACGAAACGTTATTGTGTTAGTAAATGGTTAGGTTTTCAAGTTGAAGATGATAAACctattattgatcagattcatgcatATGAGAATATTTgtattgctatggctgccgagggtttgagtataTGTGATATAACTCTTGCTattgttttaattgagaaactgcCACCCTCATGGAAAGACATTAGAAaccagttaatgcataagaagaAAGATCTTACCCTAGAGGAACTCGTAGGTCACCTAAAAATTGAGGAGGAGaaccgtattaaggataagggtcaatctgtaTTTTCTAAGTCTGCTAAAGCTAatctg gCTGGTCACAAGTCCAGGGATTGCAGGGTCAAGAAGAAGCCAGATCAGAATCAAGCTCACCTTGTTGAAGCAGTTGCTGATCCTAACAATTTtattgctgttgtttcagaagctaatcTGGCAGGTGATGTTGCTGAGTGGATAGTTGATACAAGATCAACCAGGCACATTTGCACCAACAAACAAATGTTCACTTCCTACGAGAAGACTGATGGGGAAAATGTATTCATGGGTAACTctgcttctgcaactgttcaaggcaaagggaagatcgttctcactctgACTTTTGGAAAAACACTCACTTGA
- the LOC110780198 gene encoding putative F-box protein At3g58950, with protein MGVNQRKRRIRRELRESSESERERERERERESEDRISSLPDEVLGRVLSLLPTKYAVATTVLSSKWNNLYKLSTTLDFDDSISFNSRNDLGNEQQKASFKKFVNEMLAQCKMSQITKFRLKCGHYCYKNCYLLYDWIDTAASFLKVAELEVSINMVESRVPWGLKLPQSTCENLVVLKLDCPFILCVLSSVTFPRLKILYLNGITFGGNGSTCFTAHFNPSSGDDGLNGLLSCCPLLQELLIQGCDWNGGDLIFTNPLLTRLTLELGSEGLYDQLNCSTVYFNLPSLVYFNYSECLADQYEIRDLKSVIEANINVCFNDDEFEDQQDLCDAILDLIIGIHRCQSLNLSLQCLEALASGDCDFQLPIFCNLARLSLAFGRQVSWNDVLLDFLNSSPCLESLTLELEEGFLRCNYILQYEELLPDGEEDDDFLLNDEAVPPCVHSRLKFINFKDFRGFPGEMQMIMYFLENAHLLMEMVIHWHQKIRKRDSIVKQEEILKLPKFSKSCSITFELCTFNE; from the exons ATGGGTGTAAATCAAAGAAAACGTAGAATTCGTAGGGAATTAAGGGAGTCATCTGAAAgcgaaagagaaagagaaagagaaagagaaagagaaagcgaAGACAGGATTAGTAGTTTACCAGATGAAGTATTAGGCCGAGTTCTATCTCTGCTCCCTACAAAGTATGCTGTCGCCACTACTGTTCTTTCATCTAAGTGGAACAACCTTTATAAACTGTCTACTACTCTTGATTTTGATGATTCAATTTCTTTCAATTCTCGAAATGATTTGGGAAATGAACAACAGAAGGCTAGTTTTAAGAAGTTTGTAAATGAGATGTTAGCGCAATGCAAGATGTCGCAAATTACTAAGTTTCGGCTTAAATGTGGGCACTACTGTTACAAGAATTGTTATCTGTTATATGATTGGATTGATACTGCTGCTTCTTTTCTTAAGGTTGCTGAACTTGAAGTATCAATAAACATGGTGGAATCTAGAGTTCCTTGGGGGCTAAAACTTCCTCAGTCCACATGTGAGAATTTGGTTGTGTTGAAGTTGGATTGTCCATTTATACTGTGTGTTTTGAGTTCAGTAACATTTCCTAGACTCAAAATCCTCTACCTCAATGGGATTACATTCGGGGGAAATGGCTCAACCTGTTTTACTGCCCATTTTAATCCTAGTTCGGGTGATGATGGTCTTAACGGGTTATTGTCTTGTTGTCCATTGCTTCAAGAGTTGTTGATACAAGGCTGTGATTGGAATGGAGGTGATCTTATCTTCACTAACCCTTTGCTTACAAGGTTGACACTTGAACTTGGAAGTGAAGGACTTTATGACCAACTTAATTGCTCTACGGTTTATTTTAATCTTCCGAGTTTGGTTTACTTTAACTACTCTGAGTGCTTAGCTGATCAATATGAAATCAGGGATCTTAAATCTGTGATTGAGGCTAACATAAATGTTTGTTTTAATGATGATGAATTCGAGGATCAACAAGATCTTTGTGATGCTATTCTTGATCTTATCATAGGGATTCATAGATGTCAATCCTTGAACTTGTCTCTTCAATGCTTGGAG GCTCTTGCAAGTGGTGATTGTGATTTTCAACTGCCTATCTTTTGCAATCTGGCTAGACTAAGCCTTGCTTTTGGCCGCCAAGTTAGCTGGAATGATGTGCTCTTGGATTTTCTGAATAGCTCGCCCTGTCTGGAATCTCTCACCTTGGAGTTGGAGGAG GGATTCCTGAGATGCAACTACATTCTACAATATGAAGAGTTATTGCCAGATGGTGAAGAAGACGATGACttcttattaaatgatgaagcgGTGCCTCCATGTGTTCATTCCCGGTTGAAGTTTATCAACTTCAAAGATTTCAGAGGATTTCCAGGAGAAATGCAAATGATCATGTATTTCCTTGAGAATGCTCATCTTTTGATGGAGATGGTGATACATTGGCaccaaaaaataagaaaaagggATTCTATTGTTAAACAAGAGGAAATACTGAAGCTACCAAAGTTCTCCAAATCCTGCTCAATCACATTTGAGTTATGCACTTTCAACGAGTAA